The Actinomycetota bacterium genome contains a region encoding:
- the ffh gene encoding signal recognition particle protein yields MFQNLADRLQSVFADLTGKGRLSEADVEAAMREIRLALLEADVNFKVVKEFVSAVRERAIGTEVTKSLTPGQTVIRIVLEGLTGLLGGNSSGLVFSSRMPNVVVMVGLQGSGKTTATAKLANHLRKKGRRPLMVACDVYRPAAIDQLEALGRELDIPVYRGEGTDAVRIATEGVRAAIDDMRDVVLVDTAGRLHVDEEMMDEAARIKTAVKPDQVLMVIDAMTGQDAVNAATAFAARVDFDGVIMTKLDGDARGGAALSVKKVSGKPILFAGVGEKLDALEPFHPDRMAKRILGMGDVVSLIEKAQEVVEADMDEDLEKRLLKADFTLEDFQSQLGQIKKMGGLGGLLGMLPGAGQLKQLKDQEIDESQLDRINAIIQSMTILERRKPDKISGSRRERIARGAGVTVFDVNQLLKQFQQTKKLMKQFQKQGGKGRGRFSLPPGFGGPG; encoded by the coding sequence ATGTTCCAGAACCTCGCAGATCGCCTTCAGAGCGTTTTCGCGGACCTCACCGGCAAAGGGCGGCTTTCCGAGGCAGACGTCGAAGCGGCCATGCGTGAGATCCGTCTTGCGTTGCTCGAAGCCGACGTCAACTTCAAGGTGGTCAAGGAGTTCGTCTCCGCAGTGCGCGAGCGTGCGATCGGCACCGAGGTCACCAAGAGCCTGACGCCGGGTCAGACGGTCATCCGGATCGTACTCGAAGGGCTTACCGGCCTTCTTGGCGGAAACTCGTCCGGGCTCGTGTTTTCCAGTCGTATGCCCAACGTCGTGGTCATGGTCGGCCTTCAAGGCTCGGGCAAGACAACCGCCACGGCGAAGCTCGCAAACCACCTACGCAAGAAGGGCCGACGCCCCCTCATGGTTGCGTGCGATGTCTACCGTCCGGCCGCTATCGACCAGCTGGAGGCGCTCGGTCGTGAACTCGACATCCCTGTCTACCGCGGGGAGGGAACCGATGCCGTCCGCATCGCGACCGAGGGCGTTAGGGCCGCGATCGACGACATGAGGGATGTCGTCCTCGTCGATACCGCGGGACGGCTTCATGTGGATGAGGAGATGATGGATGAGGCCGCGCGCATCAAGACCGCGGTCAAACCCGATCAGGTCCTGATGGTCATCGATGCCATGACCGGGCAGGACGCGGTCAATGCGGCCACAGCGTTCGCTGCCCGCGTCGATTTCGACGGCGTCATCATGACCAAACTCGACGGCGATGCGCGCGGCGGTGCAGCACTGTCGGTCAAGAAGGTGTCGGGCAAGCCGATCCTCTTTGCCGGCGTGGGAGAGAAGCTCGATGCGCTCGAGCCATTCCACCCCGATCGGATGGCGAAGCGCATCCTTGGCATGGGAGACGTGGTCTCGCTTATCGAGAAGGCCCAAGAGGTCGTCGAGGCCGACATGGATGAGGACCTCGAGAAACGGCTACTGAAGGCCGATTTCACACTCGAGGACTTCCAGTCGCAGCTCGGGCAGATCAAGAAGATGGGCGGCCTGGGCGGACTCCTTGGCATGTTGCCGGGGGCGGGACAGCTCAAGCAGCTCAAGGACCAGGAGATCGACGAGAGCCAACTTGACCGCATCAACGCGATCATCCAGTCGATGACGATTCTGGAGCGGCGGAAGCCCGACAAGATCAGCGGCTCGCGACGGGAGAGGATCGCGCGCGGAGCAGGGGTCACCGTGTTCGATGTCAACCAGTTGCTCAAGCAGTTCCAACAGACCAAGAAACTCATGAAACAGTTCCAGAAGCAGGGAGGAAAGGGCCGCGGGCGGTTCAGCCTGCCCCCCGGCTTCGGCGGCCCTGGGTAG
- the trmD gene encoding tRNA (guanosine(37)-N1)-methyltransferase TrmD — translation MRVDVITILPEIFTGPMSASMVGLAREKGHLDLHVHDLRDWTTDRHRTTDDYPYGGGPGMVMKPEPLFAAVRDVVAMDPAIAHVVFLTPSGTRHDQRIAEDLSVYERLVFVCGRYEGFDERALTLADMQLSIGDYVLTGGELAAMVVIDSVIRLVPGVLGHEDSTDEESFTTGLLEYPQYTRPPEFEGMSVPDVLLSGDHARIARFRREQAIRVTARRRPDLLDSAELTDEERTIAREAIEGSTARD, via the coding sequence ATGCGCGTTGATGTCATCACGATTCTCCCTGAGATCTTCACCGGTCCGATGTCTGCGTCGATGGTGGGACTGGCTCGCGAGAAGGGTCACCTCGACCTTCACGTCCACGACCTGCGTGATTGGACGACGGATCGTCATCGTACGACTGACGACTACCCGTACGGTGGCGGCCCGGGGATGGTCATGAAGCCGGAGCCTCTCTTCGCGGCTGTTCGCGACGTCGTTGCCATGGATCCCGCAATCGCACACGTCGTCTTCCTTACACCTTCGGGGACGCGGCACGATCAGCGCATTGCCGAGGACCTCTCGGTCTACGAACGGCTCGTCTTTGTGTGCGGGCGCTACGAGGGGTTCGACGAGAGAGCTCTCACGCTGGCAGACATGCAGCTATCGATCGGCGACTACGTGCTCACGGGCGGGGAGCTCGCAGCCATGGTCGTGATCGACTCTGTCATCCGGCTTGTCCCCGGGGTCCTTGGACACGAAGACTCCACAGACGAGGAGTCGTTCACGACAGGGCTTCTCGAGTATCCTCAGTACACGCGCCCGCCGGAGTTCGAAGGCATGAGCGTTCCGGACGTTCTGCTGAGTGGCGATCACGCGAGGATAGCCAGGTTCCGTCGAGAGCAGGCAATACGTGTGACCGCTCGACGGCGTCCAGATCTCTTGGACTCAGCTGAACTGACAGACGAAGAGCGAACTATCGCCCGAGAGGCGATCGAAGGGAGCACTGCCCGTGACTGA
- a CDS encoding KH domain-containing protein translates to MTRQADTESLVRYLITSLVDEPDSVQINARASDVATTYEVTVAPDDVGKVIGRQGRIIKAIRTLVRAAASVNGDQVDVDVIG, encoded by the coding sequence ATGACCCGTCAAGCGGATACAGAGTCTCTCGTACGCTATCTGATCACGTCATTGGTTGACGAGCCGGACAGTGTCCAGATCAACGCCAGGGCGTCTGACGTAGCGACAACCTACGAAGTCACGGTCGCCCCCGACGATGTCGGCAAGGTCATCGGGCGCCAGGGACGCATAATCAAGGCGATTCGGACCCTCGTGAGGGCGGCCGCCAGCGTCAACGGTGACCAGGTGGACGTCGACGTCATCGGCTAG
- the rimM gene encoding ribosome maturation factor RimM (Essential for efficient processing of 16S rRNA) has protein sequence MDRPTYAAIGRVVKPHGLKGEISVMATRDLPLAFLEGRSVWIVPPPGVAIPRTVESVRSGPKGPLVKLLGIDSIDAAEALRGRSVTLLESELPEEWLIDPFDPCGLNVIDEDRGHLGTVVETIVTGANDVWVVRNETGREVLLPVIDDVVIDIDEENELIRVRLLPGLMPDEE, from the coding sequence GTGGACCGCCCGACGTACGCCGCGATCGGTCGAGTCGTCAAACCCCACGGACTGAAGGGGGAGATCTCGGTCATGGCGACCAGGGACCTCCCTCTTGCGTTCCTCGAGGGTCGTTCGGTGTGGATCGTCCCGCCCCCGGGAGTCGCGATTCCTCGGACCGTCGAAAGCGTCCGCTCCGGCCCCAAGGGCCCTCTCGTCAAGCTGCTCGGCATCGATTCGATCGACGCCGCGGAGGCGTTGCGTGGCAGGTCCGTCACCTTGCTCGAATCTGAACTACCCGAGGAATGGCTCATAGATCCATTCGACCCGTGCGGACTGAACGTTATCGATGAAGACCGCGGCCATCTCGGGACAGTCGTCGAGACGATAGTCACAGGCGCCAACGACGTCTGGGTCGTCAGGAATGAGACCGGTCGCGAGGTCCTGCTACCGGTCATCGATGATGTCGTCATCGACATCGACGAGGAGAACGAGCTGATTCGCGTCCGCCTGCTACCCGGTCTCATGCCGGACGAGGAGTAG
- the rpsP gene encoding 30S ribosomal protein S16 → MAVKIRLARAGAKKAPFYRIVAADSRSPRDGRFIEILGRYNPRTHPSTIEMDVEKVDAWLAKGAQMSETVAKLVAIAKNPEAPAPDKTDKVSKKAAAKATAKAEAATKAAEAPVVEEAPVEEAAAEEAPAEEVSAETDDE, encoded by the coding sequence TTGGCAGTCAAGATCCGTCTGGCGCGCGCCGGTGCCAAGAAGGCACCGTTCTACCGCATCGTCGCGGCCGATTCCCGCTCGCCACGTGACGGTCGTTTCATCGAGATTCTCGGAAGGTACAACCCGCGTACCCACCCGAGCACCATTGAGATGGATGTCGAGAAGGTCGACGCATGGCTGGCCAAGGGTGCTCAGATGAGCGAGACCGTCGCCAAGCTTGTCGCAATCGCCAAGAACCCCGAGGCCCCAGCCCCGGACAAGACCGACAAGGTCTCCAAGAAGGCAGCTGCGAAGGCTACCGCCAAAGCGGAAGCCGCCACGAAGGCCGCCGAGGCACCGGTTGTCGAGGAGGCTCCTGTCGAAGAAGCCGCAGCCGAAGAAGCTCCGGCTGAAGAGGTCTCCGCGGAAACTGACGACGAGTAG